In Aedes albopictus strain Foshan chromosome 3, AalbF5, whole genome shotgun sequence, the genomic window AACAAAGAATCAGAAGAACATTGAAGCTGCGAAGGTAGACTTGGAAATTGTCCAAGCAACGTCCGGGGATATGGGAGTAGATGAAGTGAATAAGGTAGCTGTAGAAAATGGCGACGTGAAGACTTCAATCGATATGAAACATGAAGAGAATGCTGCTGGGGTAAGCTCGGATGAAACAGAACCAACGATTACAAAAGAATCCTCGATGATTGAACTAGATCATCAGCAGCAACTGCATGATAATGATCAACATGTTGAATTGAAACCAGTAGATCCATCGCCGGAAGTTACATATTCAGAGCAAGAAAACCTGAAAGGCGCAACTGTCGATCATACAGATTCTGCCATTAGCCCCGAAAGTATTGTTGATGCTCAAGCTTCAAACGTATTTGGAACACCCATCGAGGCAGACAGTCAAAGGCTTGCCGATGAGCCTGACGCTAAATTGCATACTTCTGAATCTGTTGGTTCAGATCTTTCCCCAACCGATTGGAAGTCTCAATCGCTAGATGATCAGAAAGTAAAAAGCGTCGAAGAACTTACTCCTGAATCTTCCATTGAGGCTGTTGTTCAACCACAGCAGCCAAACCCCCGTTTCAGGGGAAATGTGAAATACAAGGACTATGCGAACTCACCGTCGCAAGCACCCGTTGCTCCTACTGCTGAGATTCGTAGAAATGGATCTCTGGGAAAGTACGACAATCGGAGAATTTCAGTAGCAGCTCAAAGCGTTCGTCCAAGTGCTGATATAAAATCATCCATGACCAGGCCATCTTCAGTGCAAAACCTAGGCAGTATTGAAAAACCTGTGAGTCAAAAGACATTTGCGTCTTCCATGAAAAACCTTAAAGAAACGACATCCAGTACCGTTGGGCAACCATTGAATCAAGGAACGCATAGTGACCAATCAAAACCTGAAAGTACTGGATCGTCAACTGTACTAGATTCTGATCTTTCGCAGCAAGAAACGGTTGAACCATTAACAGATCATGAACAACAGGCCGATTTATCGAAATCAACCATCTTAGAAGAAGTAAGTTCAACACAATTGGCATTTAGTGAAGGAGTGGATGTATCTCTGAAAGACCTTGAACACAATGGTTTTGAACCTATAGGGGATGCACCAACTATAGATTCAGTAAATTTACTGAATGAAAAAACAGATCAAAGTGCAAATACCGCTGAGACAACATCAGAGATAAAATCCGGAATCAATACCGAGCAAATATTACCAGCCACCCCAGATATTGATGGCATTACTAGTAAGGGAAACGCAAACGACGATGAACGTAGTTATGATTTGAGCCATGAACAGAAAGAAGTTGTGAGTGCCGTTCAAAACAATGTCGATGCTGATGAATCTGTTCTTCGTTATCCAGATTCAGCAGTGAACACGAATACAGCAGGTCTCGTTCATGATGTTCCAGACGTGGTCCATGAAGTTGAAGAAACTGTCAAAAGTGCTGAAATTTCAAATTCCGACTTCACGGAGCTTTCAGAAGAACCTCAAGAGCAACAAGATATTCAAGGAAGGAAAATAGATGGATCTGTTGAGGATATAAATCGTAATGGACCAGAAAAATCAGATTCGTCCGTCTTCAACTCTGAGATTGATACTCAATCAGGACTTAGTGCGCCTGAAGTTGTGCACATTCCTGCAATACGTGTTCCAGAATACGTAGAGAGACAAGTACTAAATACTGACTCCAATCTGCCTTCTCAAGATTTATCATTTAGTACTCGAACTAATCCTGCCAGAGGTAGTCAACTGGATTCCGAAAAAAGCTCTGTGAACAGTTTTGGATATTCTGCTAGAGAGAGCCAAGGAGAAAATATTTTGGATGACTCCGAAGTCGTGGAAGCATATGACGATTCTCACCCGTTGATGATTCCCAAACTGCCTGCCACTCCTAGAACCACCACTGACGGCCCCGCAGAGACAGTTACCATATCGTACTCATACAGCAATGCTGGTAAACCACCTGTGCTGCCTCGTCCTACTACAGGCTACCGCCCAAGTGTTTCGAATACCTATTTCCAAGCGACGACGACTACCACCGCTAAACCAGGTCGTACAACTATCGGCCCTAGCGGAGACATCTACGACGAAGTTGAAGAGGACATCCCACCTCAAAAGCCCATAGCTCCACCGCGACCAATCTCTCCACCCCGCCCGGTACAAATGTCCCCTCAGATTCCTTCAAAACCCAGCTCTTCCAACTCCGAATACTCCATACAACCCTCCATCTCGTCCAACTGCTACGAAGTAGTCCTCCAAGTCCCAGTCGATGCCAAACAAGTCCTGCTCAAAACCGAATCCCCCGAGTTTCGTGTCTTCGGTGACGGCGACCCCGCAAACCGCATCCGACAGGTCCAACCCGGAGTCTACGAAGTCAACATCGGCGCCACCAGTGGCATCAAGTTCCGGCAGTACCCGCAGTTCCAGCACAAGGACGCCGACAAACTCGCTCTGGATATTGCCAAAGGATTCAACTACGGCGATTTGGTACCGAAGCCCGCCAACCGAGGAGCTACTGACCTCCGCGACGCAACCCTGAACAACCCCTATCTCCCGTTGGTTTCGATTGAGTCGGCCCAGGATGTCGGAAGTGTGGAACTGGTGACCGTTGGTGCGGATAGCCACGAACTAAGCCAAGAGCAGCGTGCTTTGCTCGGATTGGTCCCATCTTGGAAAAAGGTTTTGCTCTACTACTGAGGAGACCGACGCGACGGCGGTGGAAGCGGGGATGAGATTGAAAAATCGAGTTCAAACCGGATGAGACTGTGAATGCCAGCCAAGTGACTCTGCGAAGCGGGCATTAATAATGTTAATTCGATCATTATGCTAATATATGCAGGCAGGGATGTTCAACTGGATGCTTTCGGAATAAACACTCTGCGTGTGGACTGAATATAGTTTAAAATGCGTTCTGGAATGTGCATGATGAAGTAGATCCGAATCGACTTGATGGTATTTAAGTTTTGCAGGTTCTTTTGGGAAATGAAAATACAGTATCGTTCTATTGAGTTGATTATTTCAGGCACTATTTTCTTGTGTTTTGTTTCAATATTTGATAGAATAGCTCTTATCTGAATTTATAATATCTGTAGTTTTATTTGAATTAAGCCAGAGTAAATCTTATTATCAGGATTTTTTCGGGTAattgaattcttttaggaattcctctgagtactcttccaaaagttcattcggagattctttcgaaaGATCGTCCGGGGATGGGGACAGAAGTTCAATCGGAAATACTTCTGGATTAGTCTGCGAGAAAGAaacttttctttgggaattctcacAAAGTTTCTTCACGAATACTTCCGGAAgtgcctttggaaattcttcctatATTTCTCTTATAAGAATTCTTTCGAATTATCCTCTTTAAAATCTTCtcccggaaattcttttgaaagttttGCTGGGATCTCATACGCAACTCCactgaataaaaaaaagtttccagtaaTTACCCCAGAAGTTCTTCTTTATAAgttgctccaaaaattcttccagaagatctctcaggaatttatctaaaaatcctcctggaattcataggGAACTTCTCaagagaattatttcagaaacttcaatgaaaattcttccggaaatttctccagaaagtctaTCAGAACTCCCCCAAAAGTACCCCAAAACTCCTACAAGGAATCCTACGTGAAATCCGTCAAGGAGTTTTTCTTTGTAACATGAGAAAACCAAGCAAttatattttcagatttttttttattaaattctaaattccttcataaaattgcTACAATAATTTCTTCCGAGAAATCTCACTTACTTACTTTTTTCTCAAATCGAAAGTTCAATTTAGAAGACTTCGCCACAAAATTAAACAGAAGTCACAAGGAAGAACCTTGCATAAGCCGATGGGTTTGTTTTTTCAATTACCTTTTGGGTCTTATACCGATTGTTCGCACCCCTTTTTGAATGAGTatgtcgactaccacttgtaaactTCATCCACTGAGTGGATAAATGACACTGAGAGTGAGTAGAAAACTTATTATACTTATTCGAACCTCTTGGGGATTTCTCTGAAGTCCATTGATTAAatattaactaaaaatgtttccTGAGTAATTATTACAGCAGATTATTAGACAGTCATTTAAACTACACAATAACATTTGAATGCATTTATTCATCACTGGAGACACTCGTGGAACTCCTGTTAGCATTCTTCAAacaactcttaaagaaattcccaatagaacttctggaaaagttcTCGGAAGgacaattgaaaaaaaagaaagaaatacTGGAAAAAGGACTCtttttgctcaattcctacagcattgatgtcaaaagaagcaagggtgttccagaacaaaatcaatcaaaaaatcgattttttgataACAAAACAAATGCGATAATTACATATTTTACCTTTAATTTTATTGGCATATGATGTTTGGAGAACTTGTATCAAataagtatatctttcaatttttgctaacagaattaaagcctgtatccgcaataatcgggacacagaaatacaccagtaactctgcaatagatacattaaacttgctcaaatttggccccataacatcttgagatgtgttcatttcacctacaaaatttcatgttgaTCGTTGCAGTACTTTTTTGTTGTAGCgacgaaagagtagaatgtgcgcctttgaat contains:
- the LOC115266850 gene encoding uncharacterized protein LOC115266850 encodes the protein MKHFIILVCFLMAFWTGLATGARQQLRSDVVYNERNLKEGRYKYGYAVKQGETQFHHQRSLDGAMYGCYGYVDPLGKLFITHYLADKAGYRLVNLANPDKRLLDRIRTLGSAEHPLELQNQFPLECQADGDIKVLQETAAQMKNTLSAQALQGNVRERSSLSYKTTTSSTSNLKEQVEDKPVNQNQPVAPTVSRQGLKKNLISQADPEVKKTVGNGNEALLTNTTPGTYKTVAVSFKAKQSHEGRNIFKTNVRSSNTGKSFGSPFSMVGSDGSTYIPVAVIDSNDRPLSRLIPLRGAGATWYPTAAFRRSSDMREPASVNTAVETVKANQLIETLKKIEEPVVEEHGVETKNQKNIEAAKVDLEIVQATSGDMGVDEVNKVAVENGDVKTSIDMKHEENAAGVSSDETEPTITKESSMIELDHQQQLHDNDQHVELKPVDPSPEVTYSEQENLKGATVDHTDSAISPESIVDAQASNVFGTPIEADSQRLADEPDAKLHTSESVGSDLSPTDWKSQSLDDQKVKSVEELTPESSIEAVVQPQQPNPRFRGNVKYKDYANSPSQAPVAPTAEIRRNGSLGKYDNRRISVAAQSVRPSADIKSSMTRPSSVQNLGSIEKPVSQKTFASSMKNLKETTSSTVGQPLNQGTHSDQSKPESTGSSTVLDSDLSQQETVEPLTDHEQQADLSKSTILEEVSSTQLAFSEGVDVSLKDLEHNGFEPIGDAPTIDSVNLLNEKTDQSANTAETTSEIKSGINTEQILPATPDIDGITSKGNANDDERSYDLSHEQKEVVSAVQNNVDADESVLRYPDSAVNTNTAGLVHDVPDVVHEVEETVKSAEISNSDFTELSEEPQEQQDIQGRKIDGSVEDINRNGPEKSDSSVFNSEIDTQSGLSAPEVVHIPAIRVPEYVERQVLNTDSNLPSQDLSFSTRTNPARGSQLDSEKSSVNSFGYSARESQGENILDDSEVVEAYDDSHPLMIPKLPATPRTTTDGPAETVTISYSYSNAGKPPVLPRPTTGYRPSVSNTYFQATTTTTAKPGRTTIGPSGDIYDEVEEDIPPQKPIAPPRPISPPRPVQMSPQIPSKPSSSNSEYSIQPSISSNCYEVVLQVPVDAKQVLLKTESPEFRVFGDGDPANRIRQVQPGVYEVNIGATSGIKFRQYPQFQHKDADKLALDIAKGFNYGDLVPKPANRGATDLRDATLNNPYLPLVSIESAQDVGSVELVTVGADSHELSQEQRALLGLVPSWKKVLLYY